One stretch of Methyloversatilis sp. RAC08 DNA includes these proteins:
- a CDS encoding putative quinol monooxygenase, with amino-acid sequence MNQDTVCTLVPYFDVPADKVDEFKALGKRFVERTRSEPGCVHYAFSFSGCTAHCREGYDNAEAILHHLENVGGLLQEALAIAYLIKLEVHAPAAEIAKLRDPLTAMKPQYFVLEEGGIRR; translated from the coding sequence ATGAACCAAGACACCGTGTGCACCCTTGTCCCCTACTTCGATGTGCCGGCCGACAAGGTCGATGAATTCAAGGCGCTCGGCAAGCGCTTTGTAGAGCGCACGCGCAGCGAACCGGGCTGCGTGCATTACGCATTTTCATTCAGCGGCTGCACCGCGCACTGCCGCGAAGGCTATGACAACGCAGAGGCCATCCTGCATCACCTCGAAAACGTCGGCGGGCTGCTGCAGGAAGCCCTCGCGATCGCCTACCTGATCAAGCTCGAAGTCCACGCACCGGCGGCGGAAATCGCAAAGCTGCGCGATCCGCTGACCGCCATGAAGCCGCAGTATTTCGTGCTGGAAGAAGGCGGCATCCGCCGCTGA
- a CDS encoding carbonic anhydrase produces the protein MPDELLARLQRFHDHTFPGARERFQDLVRDGQHPTILFIGCSDSRLVPYLLTGTGPGELFIVRNVGAFVPPYDIRAQHGQLAGFHGTTAAIEYAVLNLKVAHIIVCGHSHCGGVRALYEGVDPDTAPNLAAWLDLGREAVLPVQLTDEALRRTEQRAVVLQLERLMDYPMVRRQVDAGQLALHGWHYVIEEGEVHVFDVHQGAFVPASSAAHSGTGPFLPFAGDAISPVDAW, from the coding sequence ATGCCCGACGAGTTGCTGGCCCGCCTGCAGCGCTTTCACGACCACACCTTTCCCGGCGCGCGGGAGCGTTTCCAGGATCTGGTGCGCGACGGGCAGCACCCGACCATCCTGTTCATCGGCTGTTCGGACTCGCGCCTCGTGCCCTATCTGCTGACCGGCACCGGACCGGGCGAGCTGTTCATCGTGCGCAATGTCGGCGCCTTCGTGCCGCCCTACGACATCCGCGCCCAGCATGGACAGCTGGCCGGTTTCCACGGCACCACTGCGGCCATCGAATATGCGGTCCTGAACCTGAAGGTGGCGCACATCATCGTGTGCGGTCACAGCCACTGCGGCGGCGTGCGCGCGCTGTACGAAGGTGTCGACCCCGACACAGCACCCAACCTGGCCGCCTGGCTCGACCTCGGCCGCGAGGCGGTGCTGCCGGTGCAGCTCACCGACGAGGCGCTGCGCCGCACCGAGCAACGCGCGGTCGTGCTGCAGCTGGAACGGCTGATGGACTACCCGATGGTGCGCCGGCAGGTCGACGCCGGGCAGCTCGCGCTGCATGGCTGGCATTACGTGATCGAGGAAGGCGAAGTGCATGTGTTCGACGTGCACCAGGGCGCCTTCGTGCCGGCGTCCAGCGCCGCACACAGCGGTACCGGCCCTTTCCTGCCTTTCGCGGGCGACGCCATCAGCCCGGTGGATGCATGGTGA
- the narI gene encoding respiratory nitrate reductase subunit gamma encodes MTPWLDTLLFGYYPYICLAVFFIGSLLRFDRDQYTWKSDSSQLLRRGQLRLGSNLFHIGVLFLFFGHFFGMLTPHFVYEHFIGAGAKQVVAMVSGGIAGLIAFVGLTLLLHRRLTEPRIRATSKTSDILIAALLWLQLLLGLATIPMSAQHLDGSMMMKLAEWAQRIVTFRAGAPELLAEAGWVFKTHMFLGMSIFLIFPFTRLVHVWSGFASVFYAFRPYQVVRARRLNLPAGHNQPRQPDASV; translated from the coding sequence ATGACCCCCTGGCTCGACACCCTGCTGTTCGGTTACTACCCGTACATCTGCCTCGCCGTGTTCTTCATCGGCAGCTTGCTGCGCTTCGACCGCGACCAGTACACCTGGAAGAGCGATTCGTCGCAGCTGCTGCGCCGCGGACAGTTGCGGCTCGGCAGCAACCTGTTCCACATCGGCGTGCTGTTCCTGTTCTTCGGCCACTTCTTCGGCATGCTTACGCCGCACTTCGTCTATGAGCACTTCATCGGCGCCGGTGCCAAGCAGGTCGTGGCGATGGTTTCGGGCGGCATTGCAGGGCTGATTGCATTCGTCGGGCTCACGCTGCTGCTGCATCGCCGCCTGACCGAGCCGCGCATCCGCGCCACCTCGAAAACCAGCGACATCCTGATCGCCGCGCTGCTTTGGCTGCAGTTGCTGCTGGGTCTCGCCACGATCCCGATGTCGGCGCAGCACCTCGACGGCAGCATGATGATGAAGCTGGCCGAATGGGCCCAGCGCATCGTCACCTTCCGCGCCGGTGCGCCGGAACTGCTGGCCGAAGCAGGCTGGGTGTTCAAGACACACATGTTCCTCGGCATGAGCATCTTCCTGATCTTCCCCTTCACACGTCTGGTGCACGTGTGGAGCGGCTTCGCATCGGTGTTCTACGCTTTCCGCCCCTACCAGGTGGTACGTGCCCGCCGCCTCAATCTGCCGGCCGGCCACAACCAGCCGCGTCAACCCGACGCCAGCGTCTGA
- a CDS encoding peptidylprolyl isomerase, whose translation MTIETLSRVARVNGVQISNEDEALTAETLQQRAYTELLRQAAQSAGLLAAEEKTTPDGVISESAASAIDALVERSVQVPEPSEDACRRHYAAHEASYRTGEKVRVRHILFAVTEGVDVVALRKRAEGVLLDVRCHDGSEQDTFAHAAEQFSNCPSGARGGELDWLTADDCAPEFAREVFGHVEVGVLPRLVHSRFGLHVVEVLERDPGIAQSYESVRGAVAGTLRQQSFVTALRQYLSLLAGAAVIEGIDLDRADSPLVQ comes from the coding sequence ATGACAATCGAAACCCTTTCCCGCGTGGCACGCGTCAACGGTGTGCAGATCAGCAACGAGGACGAAGCGCTGACCGCGGAGACACTGCAGCAGCGCGCCTACACCGAACTGCTGCGTCAGGCGGCGCAGAGCGCCGGCCTGTTGGCGGCCGAAGAGAAGACGACGCCGGATGGCGTGATCAGCGAGTCGGCCGCGTCGGCGATCGATGCACTGGTCGAACGATCTGTTCAGGTACCCGAGCCGTCCGAAGATGCCTGCCGCAGGCATTACGCGGCTCATGAAGCGAGCTACCGCACCGGTGAAAAGGTGCGCGTGCGGCACATCCTGTTTGCGGTCACCGAAGGCGTCGACGTGGTGGCACTGCGCAAGCGGGCGGAAGGCGTGCTGCTCGATGTACGCTGCCATGACGGCTCGGAGCAGGACACGTTCGCACACGCCGCCGAGCAGTTTTCGAATTGCCCGAGCGGCGCGCGCGGCGGCGAACTCGACTGGCTCACCGCCGACGACTGCGCGCCCGAGTTCGCACGCGAGGTGTTCGGTCATGTCGAGGTCGGCGTGCTGCCCCGTCTGGTGCATAGCCGCTTCGGCCTGCATGTGGTCGAGGTGCTGGAACGCGATCCGGGCATCGCTCAAAGCTACGAGTCGGTACGCGGTGCGGTGGCAGGCACGCTGCGCCAGCAGAGCTTCGTCACGGCCTTGCGCCAGTATCTGAGCCTGCTGGCCGGCGCGGCGGTGATCGAAGGCATCGACCTGGATCGCGCCGACTCGCCTCTGGTGCAATAG
- a CDS encoding nitrate reductase subunit alpha: MSHFLDRLSHFSNPKEAFSGDHGITTGEDRSWEDAYRNRWAHDKIVRSTHGVNCTGSCSWKIYVKGGIVTWETQQTDYPRTRWDMPNHEPRGCARGASYSWYLYSANRVKYPMVRGRLLKSWREARLAHGPVEAWASIVENDAKRRDYQQVRGLGGFVRSSWDEVNEIVAAANVYTIKKHGPDRVIGFSPIPAMSMISYAAGSRYLSLIGGVCMSFYDWYCDLPPSSPQIWGEQTDVPESADWYNSTYIIAWGSNVPQTRTPDAHFFTEVRYKGAKTVAVTPDYSEVAKLSDIWMKPKQGTDAAVAMAMGHVILKEFYFPDSGERSAYFDDYVRRYTDMPMLVMLKEHKLPNGDMILVPDRYVRASDFNGKLGQANNPEWKTVAFDDSGKVVLPNGAIGFRWGADGRADEGQWNLEAKEARHGANVKLKLSLLEGEAPSSETARVGFPYFGGIVSEHFPNNAQTDVLVRTVPVQRIALGKAGEKRDALVATVFDLQVANYGIARGLPGELAAKDFNDDTPYTPAWQECITGTPREQLITVARQFAENAHKTKGKSMVIIGAAMNHWYHSDMNYRGVINMLMMCGCIGQSGGGWAHYVGQEKLRPQTGWTALAFALDWIRPPRQMNSTSFFYAHTDQWRYEKLGMEEVISPLADKKMYGGSMIDYNVRAERMGWLPSAPQLQTNPLQVVRDAASAGMDPKDYAVRGLKDGSLKMSCTDPDHPDNWPRNMFVWRSNILGSSGKGHEYFLKHLLGTSNGVQGKDLGKEEAKPTEVVWHDTAPEGKLDLLVTLDFRMSTTCLYSDIVLPTATWYEKNDLNTSDMHPFIHPLSTAVDPAWQSRSDWDIYKGFARKFSEVCVGHLGVERELVLSPLMHDSPSELAQPFDVKDWKRGECELIPGKTAPNLVVVERDYPNVYKRFTALGPLMNKVGNGGKGISWNTQTEVKQLGELNGLVTAEGVTCGMPKIDTDIDACEVVLQLAPETNGHVAVKAWQALGKQTGLKHEHLALYREDEKIRFRDIQAQPRKIISSPTWSGIESETVSYNAGYTNVHELIPWRTLTGRQQFYMDHPWMIAFGEGFTSYRPPVDLKTTAGIHNIKPNGNPEIALNFITPHQKWGIHSTYTDNLLMLTLSRGGPCVWMSEDDAKRADIIDNDWIELFNINGAIAARAVVSQRVKPGMVMMYHAQEKIVNTPGSEITGARGGIHNSVTRIVLKPTHMIGGYAQFSYGFNYYGTIGTNRDEFVVVRKMKRIDWLDNEKSAADTSHA, encoded by the coding sequence ATGAGCCACTTTCTAGACCGCCTGAGTCACTTCTCGAACCCGAAGGAAGCCTTTTCGGGCGACCACGGCATCACCACCGGCGAGGACCGCAGCTGGGAAGACGCCTACCGCAACCGCTGGGCACACGACAAGATCGTGCGCTCCACGCACGGCGTCAATTGCACGGGTTCCTGCTCGTGGAAGATCTACGTAAAGGGCGGCATTGTCACCTGGGAAACCCAGCAGACGGATTACCCGCGCACGCGCTGGGACATGCCCAACCACGAGCCGCGCGGCTGTGCGCGCGGTGCCAGCTACAGCTGGTACCTGTACAGCGCCAACCGCGTGAAATACCCGATGGTGCGCGGCCGCCTGCTGAAGAGCTGGCGCGAAGCGCGCCTCGCGCACGGTCCGGTCGAAGCCTGGGCCTCGATCGTCGAGAACGACGCGAAACGTCGCGACTACCAGCAGGTGCGCGGTCTCGGCGGCTTCGTCCGCTCGAGCTGGGACGAAGTGAATGAAATCGTCGCCGCTGCCAACGTCTACACCATCAAGAAGCACGGCCCGGACCGCGTCATCGGCTTTTCGCCCATCCCGGCGATGTCGATGATCAGCTATGCCGCGGGCAGCCGCTACCTGAGCCTGATCGGCGGCGTCTGCATGAGCTTCTACGACTGGTACTGCGACCTGCCGCCGTCCAGCCCGCAGATCTGGGGCGAACAGACCGACGTGCCGGAGTCGGCCGACTGGTACAACTCGACCTACATCATCGCCTGGGGCAGCAATGTGCCGCAGACGCGCACGCCGGACGCGCACTTCTTCACCGAGGTGCGCTACAAGGGCGCGAAGACGGTGGCGGTCACACCCGACTACTCCGAAGTCGCCAAGCTCTCCGATATCTGGATGAAACCCAAGCAGGGCACCGACGCTGCCGTCGCCATGGCCATGGGCCACGTCATCCTGAAGGAGTTCTACTTCCCGGACAGCGGCGAACGCAGCGCCTACTTCGACGACTACGTGCGCCGCTACACCGACATGCCCATGCTGGTGATGCTCAAGGAGCACAAGCTGCCCAATGGCGACATGATCCTCGTGCCGGACCGTTATGTGCGCGCATCCGACTTCAACGGCAAGCTCGGCCAGGCCAACAATCCGGAATGGAAGACCGTCGCCTTCGACGACAGCGGAAAGGTCGTGCTCCCGAACGGCGCCATCGGCTTCCGCTGGGGTGCCGACGGCCGTGCCGACGAAGGCCAGTGGAATCTCGAGGCCAAGGAAGCGCGCCACGGCGCGAACGTGAAACTCAAGCTGTCCCTGCTTGAGGGCGAAGCCCCGAGCAGCGAAACGGCGCGCGTCGGCTTCCCCTACTTCGGCGGCATTGTCAGCGAACACTTCCCGAACAACGCGCAGACCGATGTACTGGTGCGTACCGTGCCGGTTCAGCGCATTGCACTGGGCAAGGCCGGCGAGAAGCGCGACGCACTGGTGGCCACTGTGTTCGACCTGCAGGTGGCGAACTACGGGATCGCACGCGGTCTGCCGGGCGAACTCGCGGCAAAGGACTTCAACGACGACACGCCCTACACGCCGGCCTGGCAGGAGTGCATCACCGGCACGCCGCGCGAACAGCTGATCACGGTCGCCCGCCAGTTCGCCGAAAACGCGCACAAGACCAAGGGCAAGTCGATGGTGATCATCGGCGCCGCGATGAACCACTGGTATCACAGCGACATGAACTACCGCGGCGTCATCAACATGCTGATGATGTGCGGCTGCATCGGCCAGAGCGGCGGTGGCTGGGCGCACTATGTCGGTCAGGAAAAGCTGCGTCCGCAGACCGGCTGGACGGCACTTGCCTTCGCGCTCGACTGGATCCGCCCACCGCGGCAGATGAACAGCACCAGTTTCTTCTATGCGCACACCGACCAGTGGCGCTATGAAAAGCTGGGCATGGAAGAAGTGATTTCACCGCTGGCCGACAAGAAGATGTATGGCGGAAGCATGATCGATTACAACGTGCGCGCCGAACGCATGGGCTGGCTGCCGTCGGCTCCGCAGCTGCAGACCAACCCGCTGCAGGTGGTGCGTGACGCCGCCAGCGCGGGCATGGATCCGAAGGACTATGCCGTACGCGGGCTCAAGGACGGCTCGCTGAAGATGAGCTGTACCGACCCTGATCATCCGGACAACTGGCCGCGCAACATGTTCGTATGGCGTTCCAACATTCTCGGTTCGTCGGGCAAGGGTCACGAGTACTTCCTCAAGCACCTGCTGGGCACCAGCAATGGCGTGCAGGGCAAGGATCTCGGAAAGGAAGAAGCGAAGCCGACTGAAGTCGTCTGGCACGACACGGCGCCCGAGGGCAAGCTCGATCTGCTGGTGACCCTCGACTTCCGCATGAGCACGACCTGCCTGTACTCCGACATCGTGCTGCCGACCGCCACCTGGTACGAGAAGAACGACCTCAACACCAGCGACATGCACCCCTTCATCCACCCGCTGTCGACCGCGGTGGACCCGGCCTGGCAGTCACGCAGCGACTGGGATATCTACAAGGGCTTCGCGCGGAAATTCAGCGAAGTCTGCGTCGGCCATCTCGGCGTCGAACGCGAGCTGGTGCTGTCACCACTGATGCACGACAGCCCGTCCGAACTGGCACAGCCCTTCGACGTAAAGGACTGGAAGCGCGGCGAATGCGAACTGATTCCCGGCAAGACGGCACCGAATCTGGTGGTGGTGGAACGCGATTATCCGAACGTGTACAAGCGCTTCACCGCACTCGGCCCGCTGATGAACAAGGTCGGCAACGGTGGCAAGGGCATCAGCTGGAACACGCAGACGGAAGTGAAGCAGCTGGGCGAGCTGAATGGCCTGGTCACGGCGGAAGGCGTCACCTGCGGCATGCCGAAGATCGATACCGACATCGACGCCTGCGAAGTGGTGCTGCAGCTGGCGCCTGAAACCAACGGTCACGTTGCGGTGAAGGCGTGGCAGGCACTGGGCAAGCAGACTGGCCTGAAGCACGAACATCTCGCGCTGTACCGCGAAGACGAAAAGATCCGCTTCCGCGACATCCAGGCGCAGCCGCGCAAGATCATTTCGAGCCCGACCTGGAGCGGCATCGAGTCGGAAACCGTGTCGTACAACGCCGGCTACACCAATGTGCATGAACTGATCCCATGGCGCACCCTGACCGGCCGTCAGCAGTTCTACATGGACCACCCCTGGATGATCGCCTTCGGAGAAGGTTTCACCAGCTACCGTCCGCCGGTCGATCTGAAGACCACCGCCGGCATCCATAACATCAAGCCGAATGGCAATCCGGAGATCGCGCTCAACTTCATCACGCCGCACCAGAAGTGGGGCATCCACTCGACCTACACGGACAACCTGCTGATGCTCACGCTGAGCCGTGGCGGCCCCTGCGTGTGGATGAGCGAGGACGACGCGAAGCGCGCCGACATCATCGACAACGACTGGATTGAGCTGTTCAACATCAACGGCGCCATCGCCGCACGGGCCGTGGTCAGCCAGCGGGTCAAGCCGGGCATGGTGATGATGTATCACGCGCAGGAAAAGATCGTGAACACGCCGGGGTCGGAAATCACCGGCGCACGCGGCGGCATCCACAACTCGGTGACGCGCATCGTGCTCAAGCCGACGCACATGATCGGTGGCTATGCGCAGTTCAGCTACGGCTTCAACTACTACGGCACGATCGGCACCAACCGCGACGAGTTCGTGGTGGTACGCAAGATGAAGCGCATCGACTGGCTCGACAACGAAAAGTCGGCCGCCGACACGTCACACGCCTAA
- a CDS encoding PEP-CTERM sorting domain-containing protein, which produces MKLLALTVASAMLSAASLAHAAAPAAVATWNFNNTLSADEAGKPALSAIDPLSASGFVMDTVFGETRWVYRFDGDAMPSQQAGLFVDTSGLLDADDAYSVDIVFQFEADDASWENIFGVSNRQSDNALYIDPGQRLEVWPSGDGPTPFTYGEYHRVTLTNNGNDTVTGYMDGIFQFTLSSTSLNFSAYAAANPSRLIHFFADNLVGGGQGEFADGRVASIRLYDIELDGDQVGELPPLPAVPEPSAVALMLAGLGVIAAAARRREWC; this is translated from the coding sequence ATGAAACTGCTTGCCCTGACCGTGGCTTCCGCGATGCTGAGTGCAGCATCGCTGGCGCACGCCGCTGCACCGGCTGCTGTGGCGACCTGGAATTTCAACAACACGCTGTCCGCAGACGAAGCAGGCAAGCCGGCGCTCTCCGCCATCGATCCGCTGTCGGCCAGCGGTTTCGTGATGGACACGGTGTTCGGCGAAACGCGCTGGGTGTATCGCTTTGATGGCGACGCCATGCCCAGCCAGCAGGCGGGGCTGTTCGTCGACACCAGCGGCCTGCTCGATGCCGACGACGCCTACTCGGTCGACATCGTGTTCCAGTTCGAAGCCGATGACGCAAGCTGGGAAAACATCTTCGGTGTGTCCAACCGGCAGAGCGACAATGCGCTCTACATCGATCCGGGCCAGCGCCTGGAGGTGTGGCCCAGCGGCGACGGCCCGACGCCCTTCACCTACGGCGAGTACCACCGCGTCACGCTGACCAACAACGGCAACGACACGGTGACCGGCTATATGGACGGCATCTTCCAGTTCACGCTGAGTTCGACTTCGCTGAACTTCAGCGCCTACGCGGCGGCAAACCCGTCACGCCTGATCCACTTCTTCGCCGACAACCTGGTGGGGGGCGGCCAGGGCGAATTCGCCGACGGGCGCGTGGCGTCGATCCGGCTGTACGACATCGAGCTCGACGGCGATCAGGTCGGCGAACTGCCGCCGCTGCCGGCAGTGCCGGAACCGTCGGCCGTCGCGCTGATGCTGGCGGGCCTCGGCGTGATCGCGGCAGCTGCCCGCCGTCGCGAATGGTGTTGA
- the narH gene encoding nitrate reductase subunit beta, with product MKIRAQIGMVLNLDKCIGCHTCSVTCKNVWTSRPGMEYAWFNNVETKPGIGYPKEWENQDKWQGGWVRRADGSIVPRQGGKWQLLMKIFANPHLPEIDDYYEPFTFDYDHLQSAPESKATPTARPRSLITGKRMEKIEWGPNWEEILGGEFSKRSKDKNFDEVQKEIYGEFENTFMMYLPRLCEHCLNPACVASCPSGSIYKREEDGIVLIDQDKCRGWRMCVSGCPYKKIYYNWQSGKAEKCIFCYPRIEAGQPTVCSETCVGRIRYLGVLLYDADCIQEAASVEHDRDLYQAQLDIFLDPNDPKVIEQARADGIPDSWMESARRSPVYKMAVEWKVALPLHPEYRTLPMVWYVPPLSPITAAANAGQVGVNGEIPDVNQLRIPVKYLANLLTAGDTQPVVRALERMLAMRAYQRAKHVDGETNMAALNQVGLTQAEVEDMYHVMAIANYEDRFVIPTAHREYAEDAFDVRGGCGFTFGNGCSEGSSDTSLFGGSKRRTIPIKAVV from the coding sequence ATGAAAATACGCGCTCAGATCGGCATGGTGCTCAACCTCGACAAGTGCATCGGTTGCCACACCTGCTCGGTTACCTGCAAGAACGTGTGGACCAGCCGCCCCGGCATGGAATACGCGTGGTTCAACAACGTGGAAACCAAGCCCGGCATCGGCTACCCGAAGGAATGGGAAAACCAGGACAAGTGGCAGGGCGGCTGGGTCCGCCGGGCCGACGGCTCGATCGTGCCGCGCCAGGGTGGCAAGTGGCAGCTGCTGATGAAGATCTTCGCCAATCCGCACCTGCCGGAAATCGATGACTACTACGAGCCCTTCACCTTCGACTACGACCACCTGCAGTCGGCACCCGAGTCGAAGGCCACGCCGACCGCACGCCCGCGCAGCCTTATCACCGGCAAGCGCATGGAAAAGATCGAGTGGGGCCCGAACTGGGAGGAAATTCTCGGCGGCGAATTCAGCAAACGCTCGAAGGACAAGAACTTCGACGAGGTGCAGAAGGAGATCTACGGCGAGTTCGAGAACACCTTCATGATGTATCTGCCGCGGCTGTGCGAGCACTGCCTGAATCCGGCATGCGTCGCCTCCTGCCCGTCGGGTTCGATCTACAAGCGCGAGGAGGACGGCATCGTGCTGATCGACCAGGACAAGTGCCGCGGCTGGCGCATGTGCGTCAGCGGCTGCCCGTACAAGAAGATCTATTACAACTGGCAGTCGGGCAAGGCGGAAAAGTGCATCTTCTGCTACCCGCGCATCGAAGCGGGCCAGCCCACGGTGTGTTCGGAAACCTGTGTCGGGCGCATCCGCTATCTCGGCGTACTGCTGTATGACGCAGACTGCATTCAGGAAGCGGCATCGGTCGAACACGATCGCGATCTGTATCAGGCACAGCTCGACATCTTCCTCGACCCGAACGATCCGAAGGTGATCGAGCAGGCACGTGCCGACGGCATACCCGATTCGTGGATGGAATCGGCGCGTCGCAGCCCGGTGTACAAGATGGCTGTCGAGTGGAAGGTGGCGCTGCCGCTGCACCCGGAATACCGCACGCTGCCGATGGTCTGGTACGTGCCGCCGCTGTCGCCGATCACCGCCGCTGCAAACGCCGGCCAGGTCGGAGTGAATGGCGAAATCCCGGACGTGAATCAGCTGCGCATCCCGGTCAAGTATCTGGCCAACCTGCTGACCGCCGGCGACACGCAGCCGGTGGTGCGCGCACTCGAACGCATGCTGGCGATGCGTGCCTACCAGCGCGCCAAGCACGTCGATGGCGAAACCAACATGGCGGCGCTGAATCAGGTCGGCCTCACGCAGGCCGAGGTCGAAGACATGTACCACGTGATGGCCATCGCCAATTACGAGGACCGCTTCGTCATTCCGACGGCGCACCGCGAATACGCCGAGGACGCCTTCGATGTGCGCGGTGGCTGCGGCTTCACGTTCGGCAACGGCTGCTCGGAAGGCAGTTCCGACACCAGCCTGTTCGGGGGTTCGAAACGGCGCACGATTCCGATCAAGGCGGTGGTGTGA
- a CDS encoding lipocalin family protein, translating into MNARLLSMLAVSACLACGGASAQDRPSTSPNSQNRAASTAPLTAVDTLDVQRYLGTWHEIARYPNWFQRKCVGQVTADYALDSDGSLKVLNRCRLADDEFDEAKGTALQQGGPASARLKVSFAPAWLSFIPFLWGDYWVIDIDADYQLAAVSEPGRDYLWVLSKTPRVDPVRYQALLERLAAKGFDIPKIELTPQ; encoded by the coding sequence ATGAATGCTCGTCTGCTGTCCATGCTCGCTGTGTCCGCCTGCCTGGCATGCGGCGGAGCCAGTGCGCAGGATCGCCCGTCCACCAGTCCGAACTCACAGAACCGCGCAGCATCCACCGCCCCGCTGACCGCCGTCGACACGCTGGACGTACAGCGTTACCTCGGCACCTGGCACGAAATCGCACGGTATCCCAACTGGTTCCAGCGCAAATGCGTCGGCCAGGTGACGGCCGACTATGCGCTCGACAGCGACGGCAGCCTGAAGGTGCTGAACCGCTGCCGGCTGGCCGATGACGAATTCGACGAAGCCAAGGGCACGGCGCTGCAACAGGGCGGCCCAGCCTCGGCCCGGCTGAAGGTGAGCTTCGCGCCGGCCTGGCTGTCCTTCATCCCCTTCCTGTGGGGCGACTACTGGGTGATCGACATCGACGCCGACTATCAGCTTGCCGCCGTCAGCGAACCCGGCCGCGACTACCTGTGGGTGCTGTCGAAAACGCCGCGCGTCGATCCGGTACGCTATCAGGCGCTGCTCGAACGACTGGCTGCAAAGGGCTTCGACATTCCGAAGATCGAACTCACGCCGCAGTAG
- the narJ gene encoding nitrate reductase molybdenum cofactor assembly chaperone, whose amino-acid sequence MGLFNAPAPERMTLTLRVMAHLLSYPDATLREHLPELRDALRSERALSSSRLAELDALIGSLERGDALETEADYVELFDRGRRTSLHLFEHVHGDSRDRGPAMIDLAQTYEKAGLYLGPDELPDYLPAVLEFASTQPPKEACALLAEMAHILNVIFSALLQRESPYASVLGALIEMAGEKAQAVTIAPDEPIDESWAEPLAFDGCSSNGQAKPGTPHPIHIVRKSSATEGVQP is encoded by the coding sequence ATGGGACTGTTCAATGCACCCGCCCCCGAGCGCATGACGCTCACGCTGCGCGTGATGGCGCACCTGCTGTCCTACCCGGATGCCACACTGCGCGAGCATCTGCCGGAACTGCGCGACGCGCTGCGCAGCGAACGGGCGCTGTCTTCGTCCCGACTGGCCGAACTCGACGCGCTGATCGGTTCGCTCGAACGGGGTGACGCCCTCGAGACCGAAGCGGACTACGTCGAACTGTTCGACCGCGGCCGGCGCACCTCGCTGCACCTGTTCGAGCATGTTCATGGCGATTCGCGTGATCGCGGACCAGCCATGATCGATCTGGCGCAGACCTACGAGAAAGCGGGACTCTATCTCGGTCCGGACGAGCTGCCCGACTATCTGCCGGCGGTACTGGAGTTCGCTTCCACCCAGCCGCCGAAGGAAGCCTGCGCACTGCTAGCCGAGATGGCGCACATCCTGAACGTCATCTTTTCGGCACTGCTGCAGCGTGAAAGTCCCTACGCCAGCGTGCTCGGCGCCCTGATAGAAATGGCCGGAGAGAAAGCTCAGGCGGTCACCATCGCACCCGATGAGCCGATCGACGAAAGCTGGGCCGAACCGCTGGCCTTCGACGGCTGCTCATCGAACGGTCAGGCCAAGCCCGGCACGCCACACCCCATCCACATCGTTCGCAAGTCCTCCGCCACCGAAGGAGTACAACCATGA